One Methanolobus sp. WCC4 DNA segment encodes these proteins:
- a CDS encoding metallophosphoesterase family protein has product MKILLISDIHGNKEALDTVLQVPHDMVICLGDLADYGPSPSECIDHIIQQGIETVLGNHDAAVGSGIDCGCGYKYKHLSQSTRDYTWENTTEEQMAFLRQLPFNIEKEIDGLKLYFTHGSPRSNFEYIRPETTEEELEEMVSDIDADVLFIGHSHVPFVRTHKDMLVINPGSVGQPRDGDWHASCAVFDTTSKETELLRLEYDMYRTCTKIEINMPNADELTAILKRGY; this is encoded by the coding sequence ATGAAAATACTGCTGATATCCGATATTCATGGTAATAAGGAAGCACTGGATACGGTGCTTCAAGTCCCGCATGACATGGTCATCTGTCTCGGTGACCTTGCTGACTACGGTCCCTCTCCATCCGAGTGTATAGACCACATAATACAACAGGGTATCGAGACCGTTCTCGGTAACCATGATGCTGCCGTAGGCTCCGGTATCGATTGCGGGTGCGGCTACAAGTACAAGCACCTTTCGCAATCCACAAGGGATTACACCTGGGAGAACACCACAGAGGAGCAGATGGCTTTCCTTCGTCAGCTTCCATTCAATATCGAGAAAGAGATCGACGGCCTGAAGTTGTACTTCACCCACGGAAGTCCGCGTTCCAATTTTGAGTACATAAGGCCTGAGACAACAGAGGAAGAACTTGAGGAAATGGTATCGGATATCGATGCCGATGTGCTGTTCATAGGGCATTCTCATGTTCCCTTCGTAAGGACACATAAGGACATGCTGGTAATAAATCCCGGTTCGGTGGGTCAGCCAAGGGACGGGGACTGGCATGCGAGTTGTGCCGTGTTCGATACTACCAGCAAAGAGACCGAACTTTTACGTCTTGAATATGACATGTATCGTACCTGTACGAAGATCGAGATCAACATGCCCAATGCAGATGAACTGACAGCAATATTAAAGAGAGGGTACTGA
- a CDS encoding permease: MTSYLVDLAYIGIASVQEYLALHVLLCLIPAFFLAGAIASLFSKESVLKFFGADAPKYVSYTVAAVSGCLLAVCSCTVLPLFAGIYKRGAGIGPATTFLFSAPAINILAIVYTAKILGYDLGVARAVIAITLSIVIGLVMASIYERNNGERKSIKTFGEEKHAHTVWLFLLLLAILVTPEIFPTWNPMLFIEIPLILITIYVSLKWFDRDELESWMGETWFLVKQITPLLLIGVFFAGIIVELLPAEYVVEYVGGATAGSYVIASVSAALMYFSTLTEVPIISALTLLGMGKGPALAMLLAGPALSLPNMIVISRIMGVQKGMTYISLVVVISAISGYIFGMYII, encoded by the coding sequence ATGACCTCTTACCTTGTTGATCTGGCTTACATAGGTATTGCATCAGTTCAGGAGTATCTTGCACTTCACGTACTCCTGTGCCTGATACCTGCCTTTTTCCTGGCAGGCGCAATAGCATCGCTCTTCTCAAAAGAGTCTGTCCTGAAGTTCTTCGGGGCTGACGCACCAAAATATGTTTCCTATACAGTTGCCGCTGTCTCCGGCTGTCTTCTGGCCGTATGCAGTTGTACCGTACTGCCTCTCTTTGCAGGAATCTACAAAAGGGGAGCAGGTATCGGTCCTGCAACAACGTTCCTGTTCTCGGCCCCGGCCATAAACATACTGGCCATAGTCTACACCGCCAAGATACTTGGTTATGATCTTGGTGTTGCAAGGGCAGTGATCGCCATAACCCTTTCAATTGTCATTGGTCTTGTAATGGCCTCAATATACGAAAGGAACAACGGTGAAAGAAAGAGCATTAAAACGTTCGGCGAGGAGAAACATGCACACACAGTATGGCTATTCCTTCTGCTCCTGGCGATCCTCGTAACACCTGAGATCTTCCCGACATGGAATCCCATGCTCTTCATAGAGATCCCGCTGATACTTATCACAATATATGTTTCCCTCAAGTGGTTCGACAGGGATGAGCTGGAAAGCTGGATGGGAGAGACATGGTTCCTTGTAAAGCAGATCACACCCCTGCTTCTGATAGGTGTGTTCTTTGCAGGCATCATTGTGGAACTCCTTCCGGCAGAATACGTTGTGGAATATGTAGGAGGTGCCACAGCAGGTTCCTACGTGATCGCATCCGTATCAGCAGCCCTGATGTACTTCTCCACACTCACAGAGGTTCCGATAATAAGTGCACTCACCCTTCTGGGTATGGGAAAAGGTCCGGCACTTGCAATGCTCCTTGCAGGTCCTGCTCTCAGTCTGCCAAATATGATCGTAATAAGCAGGATAATGGGTGTGCAGAAAGGTATGACATACATCTCACTGGTAGTTGTGATATCTGCCATATCAGGATATATCTTTGGTATGTATATTATCTGA
- a CDS encoding 4Fe-4S dicluster domain-containing protein gives MVFVAVYEKNCTGCGSCVDACPNDILELKDGVTFPARMDSCQYCMTCVGSCDHGAIKVFP, from the coding sequence ATGGTATTTGTTGCAGTCTATGAGAAGAATTGTACAGGATGCGGTTCATGTGTTGATGCATGCCCTAATGATATACTTGAGCTTAAGGACGGGGTAACTTTCCCTGCAAGGATGGACTCATGTCAGTATTGTATGACCTGTGTCGGGTCATGTGATCACGGTGCTATAAAGGTATTCCCATAA
- a CDS encoding class I SAM-dependent methyltransferase, which translates to MSFKPIGKVSNFADEETMQLLALWKESVSIVELDEVDPKELLFEEYSHYIVVHDPLEMEFPEKRDEWNKRFCRHTGVSVVELIKVDGNKIYFKGLFAKNRAPVYGVMPYTSFDSKEAEFPPAGMEILKKQTMDVALPHVDGSTILDAGCGVGSLTLQMARMNPEAKVTGIDLLERTMEQCRLNAISYDIENTSFKAASIYELPFEDESFDTVTCFFMLHHLDDIPKALSEARRMIPGTGKVLAVEPLDHNHGIERGIQDWIDHFENAGFSVETQQISRAVFITARPN; encoded by the coding sequence ATGTCATTCAAACCCATCGGAAAGGTATCCAATTTTGCAGATGAAGAGACCATGCAGCTCCTTGCACTCTGGAAGGAGAGTGTGAGCATAGTCGAGCTTGATGAGGTCGATCCCAAAGAACTTCTTTTCGAGGAATACTCACATTACATCGTGGTCCATGACCCACTGGAAATGGAATTCCCTGAGAAGAGAGATGAATGGAACAAAAGGTTCTGCAGGCACACAGGTGTCTCCGTGGTCGAACTGATAAAGGTCGACGGTAACAAGATCTACTTCAAGGGACTCTTTGCAAAGAACAGGGCACCTGTCTATGGTGTAATGCCTTACACATCCTTTGACAGCAAAGAAGCTGAGTTCCCTCCTGCCGGAATGGAGATCCTCAAGAAGCAGACAATGGATGTAGCACTACCACATGTAGACGGCAGTACCATACTCGATGCAGGATGCGGGGTTGGCAGCCTGACACTACAGATGGCAAGGATGAATCCGGAAGCAAAGGTAACGGGCATCGACCTTCTTGAAAGGACAATGGAGCAATGCCGATTGAATGCGATATCCTATGATATAGAGAACACATCGTTCAAGGCTGCAAGCATCTATGAACTGCCTTTCGAAGATGAGAGCTTTGATACAGTGACATGTTTCTTCATGCTACATCACCTTGATGACATACCAAAGGCACTCTCAGAAGCCAGAAGAATGATACCTGGCACAGGGAAGGTCCTTGCGGTCGAACCACTTGACCACAATCATGGGATCGAAAGAGGTATTCAGGACTGGATAGACCACTTCGAGAATGCCGGATTCTCTGTGGAGACACAGCAGATAAGCCGTGCGGTCTTCATAACA